In Vitis riparia cultivar Riparia Gloire de Montpellier isolate 1030 chromosome 19, EGFV_Vit.rip_1.0, whole genome shotgun sequence, the following proteins share a genomic window:
- the LOC117908514 gene encoding (-)-germacrene D synthase-like — protein MSVHSSVLLLSQSKNVNPEVGRRCANYHPSIWGDHFLSYASKFTNTDDHLKQHVQQLKEEVRKMLITAADNSVQKLHLIDAIQRLGVAYHFESEIDEALKHIFDVSVVSAEEDDVYTASLRFRLLRQQGYNVSCDLFNNFKDNEGNFKESLSSDVRGMLSLYEATHLRVHGEDILDEALAFTTTHLQSAAKYSSNPLAEQVVHALKQPIRKGLPRLEARHYFSIYQADDSHHKALLKLAKLDFNLLQKLHQKELSDISSWWKDLDFAHKLPFARDRVVECYFWILGVYFEPQFLLARRIVTKVIAMTSIIDDIYDAYGTLEELELFTEAVERWDISVIDQLPEYMRVCYRALLDVYSEIEEEMAKEGRSYRFYYAKEAMKKQVRAYYEEAQWLQAQQIPTMEEYMPVALATSGYPMLATTSFIAMGDVVTKETFDWVFSEPKIVRASATVSRLMDDMVSHKFEQKRGHVASAVECYMKQHGASEQETRDEFNKQVRDAWKDINQECLMPTAVPMTVLMRILNLARVMDVLYKHEDGYTHSGTFLKDFVTSMLIDSVPI, from the exons ATGTCTGTTCATTCTTCAGTGCTACTTCTTTCTCAATCTAAAAATGTCAACCCAGAGGTTGGCCGGCGCTGCGCAAATTATCATCCCAGCATTTGGGGGGATCATTTCCTTTCTTATGCTTCTAAATTCACA AACACTGATGATCATTTGAAGCAACATGTCCAACAACTGAAAGAAGAAGTGAGGAAGATGCTAATCACTGCAGCTGATAATTCCGTGCAAAAGTTGCACTTGATTGATGCAATCCAGCGGCTAGGAGTGGCTTACCATTTTGAGAGCGAGATTGATGAAGCAttaaaacacatatttgatgtTTCCGTTGTCTCAGCTGAAGAAGATGATGTTTATACTGCTTCTCTCCGATTTCGGTTACTAAGACAACAAGGGTACAATGTCTCATGTG ATTTATTCAACAACTTCAAGGATAATGAAGGAAACTTCAAGGAATCCCTCAGCAGCGATGTGCGGGGAATGTTAAGCTTGTATGAAGCTACACACCTCAGGGTGCATGGAGAAGATATATTAGATGAAGCACTCGCTTTCACTACCACTCACCTTCAGTCCGCAGCAAAATACTCTTCAAATCCTCTTGCTGAACAAGTAGTTCATGCCCTAAAGCAGCCCATCCGAAAGGGGTTACCTAGGCTAGAGGCCAGGCATTATTTTTCCATATACCAAGCAGATGATTCTCATCATAAAGCTCTGCTGAAGCTAGCAAAGTTGGATTTCAACCTATTACAGAAATTACACCAGAAGGAACTAAGTGATATTTCCTC GTGGTGGAAGGATTTAGACTTTGCACACAAGCTTCCTTTTGCAAGAGATCGAGTGGTGGAGTGCTACTTCTGGATATTGGGGGTGTACTTTGAGCCCCAGTTCCTCTTGGCTAGAAGGATAGTTACTAAAGTAATAGCTATGACTTCTATTATTGATGACATATATGATGCTTATGGTACACTTGAAGAACTTGAGCTCTTCACTGAAGCAGTTGAGAG GTGGGACATCAGTGTCATAGATCAACTACCAGAGTACATGAGAGTGTGTTATCGAGCACTCCTAGATGTATACAGTGAAATTGAGGAAGAAATGGCCAAGGAAGGAAGATCATATCGGTTCTACTATGCGAAAGAAGCA ATGAAAAAGCAAGTTAGAGCATACTATGAGGAAGCCCAATGGCTTCAAGCACAACAAATACCAACCATGGAGGAGTATATGCCTGTTGCATTAGCTACCTCTGGATACCCGATGCTTGCAACCACATCCTTTATTGCGATGGGGGATGTTGTGACAAAAGAAACTTTCGATTGGGTTTTCAGTGAGCCTAAGATTGTCAGGGCTTCAGCCACAGTTTCCAGGCTCATGGATGATATGGTTTCCCACAAG TTTGAACAAAAGAGAGGACATGTTGCCTCAGCTGTTGAATGTTACATGAAGCAACATGGTGCGTCGGAGCAGGAAACACGCGACGAATTTAACAAACAAGTAAGAGACGCATGGAAGGATATCAATCAAGAGTGCCTCATGCCAACAGCTGTTCCGATGACCGTCCTCATGCGAATTCTGAATCTTGCACGTGTTATGGATGTTTTATATAAGCATGAAGATGGCTATACCCATTCCGGGACTTTTCTAAAGGATTTTGTAACCTCCATGCTTATAGATTCTGTGCCAATATGA